The Candidatus Dependentiae bacterium genome includes a window with the following:
- the sufB gene encoding Fe-S cluster assembly protein SufB, with product MATESEHAQHSESYFKTGKGLNRETVITISNQKNEPGWMTDFRLKALEIFEKKPMPSWGADLSELDPSDIYYYVRPLEKSHDSWDAVPANIKETFEKLGIPQAEQKMLAGVGAQFESEIVYKRLKKEWADQGVIFTDLNDALINFPDLVKKYFATIIPPHDNKFAALNSAVWSGGSFVYVPQGVKIDLPLQAYFRINSASMGQFERTLIIAEPESFVHYVEGCSAPIYRRSSLHSAVVEISAHERSHVRYTTIQNWAPNVYNLVTKRAVADAHAFVQWVDGNFGSKITMKYPAIILRGKFAKGEIISIAVAGKNQHQDSGGKIIHTAPNTTSSIIAKSISKDGGRSSYRGLLKVVNGAHSVRSKVQCEALILDKHSRSDTYPTIDVKENDCDIGHEASVSCVDEEQLLYLMSRGLSQQQARAMMVNGFIDAFVQLLPMEYAVEINRLIEHEMEGSIG from the coding sequence ATGGCTACCGAATCTGAACACGCCCAACATTCTGAATCTTATTTTAAAACAGGTAAGGGGCTTAATCGAGAAACGGTTATTACCATCTCCAATCAAAAAAATGAACCGGGATGGATGACCGATTTTCGTCTTAAAGCGCTCGAAATTTTTGAAAAAAAACCAATGCCGTCTTGGGGTGCCGATTTATCGGAACTTGATCCGAGTGATATTTATTATTATGTGCGCCCTCTTGAAAAGTCGCACGATTCTTGGGATGCCGTTCCGGCAAATATAAAAGAAACGTTTGAAAAACTTGGTATTCCGCAAGCTGAACAAAAAATGCTGGCCGGAGTTGGTGCTCAATTTGAATCTGAGATCGTGTATAAACGCCTTAAAAAAGAATGGGCAGACCAAGGCGTTATCTTTACAGATTTAAATGACGCTCTTATAAATTTTCCTGATCTTGTGAAAAAATATTTTGCCACCATTATTCCGCCTCACGATAACAAATTTGCAGCGCTCAATTCTGCCGTTTGGAGCGGCGGAAGTTTTGTGTACGTTCCACAAGGAGTTAAGATCGATTTGCCGTTGCAGGCCTATTTTAGAATCAATAGTGCAAGCATGGGGCAGTTTGAAAGAACGCTGATTATTGCTGAGCCTGAAAGTTTTGTTCACTATGTTGAAGGCTGCAGTGCGCCAATTTATAGGCGCAGTTCATTGCATAGCGCTGTTGTAGAAATTAGTGCGCATGAACGTTCGCATGTTCGCTATACGACGATTCAAAACTGGGCGCCAAATGTTTATAATTTGGTGACAAAACGCGCGGTTGCTGATGCGCATGCATTCGTACAATGGGTTGATGGGAATTTCGGAAGCAAAATTACTATGAAATATCCTGCGATTATTTTGCGCGGCAAGTTTGCTAAAGGTGAAATTATTTCTATTGCGGTCGCCGGAAAAAATCAGCATCAAGATTCTGGTGGAAAAATTATTCATACAGCGCCAAACACAACTTCCTCAATAATCGCAAAATCGATTAGTAAAGATGGGGGGCGTTCATCCTATCGCGGTTTATTGAAAGTAGTTAACGGTGCACATTCTGTTCGTTCAAAGGTTCAATGCGAAGCACTTATTTTGGATAAACATTCTCGTTCAGATACCTATCCAACGATCGATGTTAAAGAAAATGATTGCGATATTGGGCATGAAGCAAGCGTAAGTTGCGTAGATGAAGAACAACTGCTTTATTTAATGAGCCGTGGATTGAGCCAACAGCAAGCTCGCGCAATGATGGTGAATGGATTCATTGACGCATTCGTGCAACTTTTACCAATGGAATATGCGGTGGAAATTAATCGGTTAATTGAGCATGAAATGGAAGGCTCAATAGGCTAA
- the sufC gene encoding Fe-S cluster assembly ATPase SufC, translating to MNTLIIENLSVYIEEKSIIKQFSLTLSSGSIHALMGPNGSGKSSLAYALAGHPKYKAISGSALLNKKNLLDLPPHKRAQSGLFIAFQYPQALPGVNVFTFLKEAQAALTGQRPEVKEFRARVEELFELLGLGSSFLDRAVNDGFSGGEKKRFEIVQLLLFKPRVAVLDEIDSGLDVDALRAVGKALELVRKEQPEMILFLITHYQRILDYCIPDQVHILIDGVLQSSGDFQLARDIELKGYDGYRI from the coding sequence ATGAACACGCTAATAATCGAGAATCTTTCTGTTTATATCGAAGAAAAGTCTATTATTAAGCAATTTTCGCTGACGCTTTCAAGCGGTTCGATTCACGCACTTATGGGCCCTAATGGCTCTGGAAAAAGCTCGTTAGCATACGCCCTAGCCGGTCACCCTAAATATAAAGCCATTTCTGGTAGCGCACTATTAAATAAGAAAAACCTGCTAGATTTGCCGCCTCATAAAAGGGCCCAATCTGGTCTTTTTATCGCTTTCCAATACCCGCAGGCATTGCCGGGGGTAAATGTATTTACTTTCTTAAAAGAAGCTCAAGCAGCCCTCACAGGCCAGAGGCCAGAAGTCAAAGAATTTCGTGCGCGCGTTGAAGAGCTTTTTGAGCTGTTAGGGCTTGGAAGTTCGTTTTTAGATCGTGCCGTTAATGATGGATTTTCAGGCGGCGAAAAGAAACGTTTTGAAATAGTACAACTTCTGCTTTTTAAACCACGCGTTGCAGTTCTTGATGAAATTGATTCAGGGCTCGATGTTGATGCATTACGCGCAGTTGGTAAAGCTCTGGAACTAGTGCGTAAAGAGCAACCAGAAATGATTCTTTTTTTGATTACGCATTATCAACGCATTTTAGATTATTGCATTCCTGATCAAGTTCATATTTTGATTGACGGCGTTTTGCAATCAAGTGGAGATTTTCAATTAGCGCGGGATATTGAATTAAAAGGGTACGATGGCTACCGAATCTGA